In Ochotona princeps isolate mOchPri1 chromosome 22, mOchPri1.hap1, whole genome shotgun sequence, the following are encoded in one genomic region:
- the SRC gene encoding proto-oncogene tyrosine-protein kinase Src has product MGSSKSKPKDASQRRRSLEQTESTHCGAGSAFPSAQTPSKPASVDGHRGPSTAFTPATAEPKLFGGFNSSDTVTSPQRAGPLAGGVTTFVALYDYESRTETDLSFKKGERLQIVNNTEGDWWLAHSLSTGQTGYIPSNYVAPSDSIQAEEWYFGKITRRESERLLLNAENPRGTFLVRESETTKGAYCLSVSDFDNAKGLNVKHYKIRKLDSGGFYITSRTQFSSLQQLVAYYSKHADGLCHRLTTVCPTSKPQTQGLAKDAWEIPRESLRLEVKLGQGCFGEVWMGTWNGTTRVAIKTLKPGTMSPEAFLQEAQVMKKLRNEKLVQLYAVVSEEPIYIVTEYMSKGSLLDLLKGETGKYLRLPQLVDMAAQIASGMAYVERMNYVHRDLRAANILVGENLSCKVADFGLARLIEDNEYTARQGAKFPIKWTAPEAALYGRFTIKSDVWSFGILLTELTTKGRVPYPGMVNREVLDQVERGYRMPCPPECPESLHDLMCQCWRKEPEERPTFEYLQAFLEDYFTATEPQYQPGENL; this is encoded by the exons AtgggcagcagcaagagcaagcCCAAGGATGCCAGCCAGCGGCGCCGCAGCCTGGAGCAGACCGAGAGCACACACTGTGGGGCTGGGAGTGCCTTCCCCAGCGCACAGACCCCCAGCAAGCCAGCCTCGGTTGATGGTCACCGTGGCCCCAGCACAGCCTTCACCCCCGCCACCGCCGAGCCCAAGCTCTTTGGCGGTTTCAACTCCTCGGACACCGTCACCTCCCCGCAGAGGGCCGGGCCGCTCGCCG GTGGAGTGACCACCTTTGTGGCTCTCTATGACTATGAGTCCCGGACGGAAACCGACCTGTCGTTCAAGAAGGGGGAGCGGCTGCAGATTGTCAACAACAC GGAGGGAGACTGGTGGCTGGCACACTCGCTCAGTACGGGACAGACGGGCTACATTCCCAGCAACTACGTGGCCCCCTCTGACTCCATCCAGGCTGAGGA gtggTACTTTGGCAAGATTACTAGGCGGGAGTCCGAGCGGTTACTGCTCAACGCAGAAAACCCAAGAGGGACCTTCCTGGTGCGAGAAAGCGAGACCACGAAAG GTGCCTACTGCCTGTCGGTGTCTGACTTCGACAACGCCAAGGGCCTCAATGTAAAGCACTACAAGATCCGCAAGCTGGACAGTGGTGGCTTCTACATCACCTCCCGCACGCAGTtcagcagcctgcagcagctcGTGGCCTACTACTCCA AGCATGCCGACGGCCTGTGTCACCGCCTCACCACTGTATGCCCCACATCCAAGCCGCAAACTCAGGGCCTGGCCAAGGACGCCTGGGAGATCCCTCGAGAGTCGCTGCGGCTGGAGGtgaagctgggccagggctgcttCGGCGAGGTGTGGATGG GGACCTGGAATGGTACCACCAGGGTGGCCATCAAAACCCTGAAGCCAGGTACCATGTCTCCAGAGGCCTTCCTGCAAGAGGCGCAGGTCATGAAGAAGCTGCGGAACGAGAAGCTGGTGCAGCTGTACGCCGTGGTCTCTGAGGAGCCCATCTACATTGTCACAGAGTACATGAGCAAGG GGAGCTTGCTGGACCTCCTCAAGGGGGAAACGGGCAAGTACCTGCGGCTGCCTCAGCTGGTGGACATGGCTGCTCAG ATCGCCTCAGGCATGGCCTATGTGGAGCGCATGAACTACGTGCACCGGGACCTCCGGGCAGCCAACATCCTGGTTGGGGAGAACCTGTCGTGCAAAGTGGCAGACTTTGGGCTGGCGCGGCTCATTGAAGACAATGAATACACGGCCCGGCAAG GTGCCAAGTTCCCCATCAAATGGACAGCTCCGGAAGCTGCGCTGTATGGCCGGTTCACCATCAAGTCAGACGTGTGGTCCTTTGGCATCCTGCTGACGGAGCTCACGACAAAGGGACGAGTGCCCTACCCTG GGATGGTGAACCGCGAGGTGCTGGACCAAGTGGAACGGGGTTACCGGATGCCCTGCCCGCCTGAGTGCCCTGAGTCGCTGCATGACCTCATGTGCCAGTGCTGGAGGAAGGAGCCGGAGGAGCGGCCCACCTTCGAGTACCTGCAGGCCTTCCTGGAGGACTACTTCACGGCCACGGAGCCCCAGTACCAGCCGGGGGAGAACTTATAG